DNA from Microbacterium foliorum:
CTCCGGCTGCGTCGCGAGGGCTCCGACATCGTCGAAGGCCGCGGGATTCACGATGAAGCCCGTCTTGCCGGCGAACAGATAGGGCACCTGGTAGTCCGCCTGGTCGAGATGCACGGTCACGGTCTGCTCGTCGACGACGTCGATGCCCACCACGATGCGCAGCTGCCCCGCAAGCGTCGAGTTCTCCTGATCGCGGCCCCGTTCCAGACTCTGCTTCACGGCATCGGCGGTCACCGGCGTCCCGTCCGTGAACTCGGCGCCCTCCCTCAGGTGGAAGGTGATCGCGGTGCCGTCGTCGCTGTACTCCCAGCTCTCGGCGAGGCCGGGCACGACCTGGCCCTCGGTGTCGAGCTGCGTGAGCCCGTCGTAGACGAGGGCGAGCGCGTGCGTGTCCCATCCGGCCGTCGAGGTCACCGGGTCCCAGCTCGTGGGCAGCGCCCAGCCCCAGGTCAGCGAGGTGGGCCCCGCGGCGTCGGAGGGGGCGGCGGCGGCACCGGCGCATCCGGCCAGGGCGAGGGTGGCGAGAGAGGCGGCGGCGAACAGTGCGGCGCGAGGTCGTCGGGTCATGCAAGCGAAGCTAGGAGCGCGACGACAGGGCCCACAATCCGCTCGGCAGTCGAGCGACACGGACCGCAACACGGCGACACATCGGAACGCGGCCCCGCCCTCCCCGCACAGGATGGGCGGTATGACTTCGACCTCCTCCCCCACGCTGTGGACGCCGTCCGCGCGCGTTCGCGGCAGCCTCGCCGTCGTCACCGGACGCGGCGAGCGCGCCGGCGTGTACGAGCGCTTCGGCCGCCGACTGAGCGCCGACGGCTACACCGTCGCCGTCTTCGAAGGAGATGCGGATGCGGCGAGCGCCTGGCTCGGCGCGGCGACGGACGCCCCGAGGGTCTTCGTCGGCGCGGATGCCGGAGCATCCGCCGTCCTGCATCTCGTCGCGCAGGGCGCGCCGGTCGACGCGGCCGTCATCGCCGGCACCCTGGTGGATGCCGAGCTCGACCTGCCGTCCGCCGAGCAGCGCACCGCGTGCCCGCTGCATCTGGGCGTCCTCGCGGCGGAGGCGACGTCGGTCGACGTCGCGGCGGCCGCACCGCTGCCCGCACCGGCCGATCTCGCGGCCGTGGAGGTTCCGGTGCTCGCCGTCCATGGCGGAGCCGACCCCGTGTCGCCGATCGCCGCCATATCGACCGCGCTTCGCAGCGTGCCCGACCTCGAGATCCTCGAGACCGTCGACGGTCTGCACGACGCTCTGAACGACCAGACGCACCGCAGCGTCGCGGCCGCACTGGTGCAGTGGCTCGAGCGGTTGCGCGGTGGAGACGTCCACGCTCCGATCGTCCGCGCGTACCAGGCGACGGCAGCGAACGCAGCGACGACGGCGGGGACGACGGCGGGGGCGACCGCATGACCGGGTTCTCCACACGCCAGATCCAGGCCGGGTACGTCCCCGCCACTCCGCAGAACAGCGCCGTGCCGCCGATCTACCAGACCGCGGCCTACGAGTTCGGATCGCTCGCCGAGGCCGCCGACCTGTTCGCGCTGCGTACGGCGGGCAACCTCTACAGCCGCAACGCGAGCCCGACCCAGCAGGTGCTCGAAGAGCGCGTCGCGGCGCTCGAGGGCGGCGTGTCCGCGGTGGCGGTGGCCTCGGGTCAGGCGGCGGTCGCGGTGACGCTGCTCGCGCTCGTCGGTCGCGGCGGGCACATCGTCGCCGCCACCCAGCTGTACGGCGGCACGGTCGACCTGCTGCAGGAGACCTTCGACGACTTCGGCATCCCGGTGACCTTCGTCGATCAGGATGACACCGAGGCGTGGCGGGCGGCGATCCGCCCCGAGACGCGGGTGCTCTTCGCCGAGTCGATCGCGAATCCGATCGCGCAGGTCCTCGACATCCGTGCGGTCGCCGACATCGCCCACGCCGCGGGAGTGCCGCTGGTGATCGACAACACCGTGGGCACCCCGTACCTGGTGCGACCGGGCGAGCACGGCGCCGACTTCGTGGTGCACTCCGCGACCAAGTTCCTGAGCGGCCACGGCACATCGCTCGGCGGCGTCGTCGTGGATCTGGGGACGTTCGACGCCGGGCGGGAGCCTGCCCGCTGGCCGCACTTCACCGAGCCGTACGCGCGCGTCGGCGACTTCACGCTGTGGGAGCGGTTCGGCATCGGGCAGGCGTTCGCGGCGCTCGTGAAGTCGAAGTACGTGCACGATCTGGGCCCGTCGCTCTCGCCGTTCAACGCCTGGCAGATCCTGCAGGGCATCGAGACCCTCGATCTGCGCGTGTCCCGGCAGAGCGCCACCGCGCTCGCGCTCGCGCGGCACCTGCAGCAGCATCCGGCCGTCGCGCGGGTGCACCACCCCGGCCTCGAGGGCACCCCCTGGCATGCGC
Protein-coding regions in this window:
- a CDS encoding alpha/beta hydrolase, with product MTSTSSPTLWTPSARVRGSLAVVTGRGERAGVYERFGRRLSADGYTVAVFEGDADAASAWLGAATDAPRVFVGADAGASAVLHLVAQGAPVDAAVIAGTLVDAELDLPSAEQRTACPLHLGVLAAEATSVDVAAAAPLPAPADLAAVEVPVLAVHGGADPVSPIAAISTALRSVPDLEILETVDGLHDALNDQTHRSVAAALVQWLERLRGGDVHAPIVRAYQATAANAATTAGTTAGATA
- a CDS encoding O-acetylhomoserine aminocarboxypropyltransferase/cysteine synthase family protein; the encoded protein is MTGFSTRQIQAGYVPATPQNSAVPPIYQTAAYEFGSLAEAADLFALRTAGNLYSRNASPTQQVLEERVAALEGGVSAVAVASGQAAVAVTLLALVGRGGHIVAATQLYGGTVDLLQETFDDFGIPVTFVDQDDTEAWRAAIRPETRVLFAESIANPIAQVLDIRAVADIAHAAGVPLVIDNTVGTPYLVRPGEHGADFVVHSATKFLSGHGTSLGGVVVDLGTFDAGREPARWPHFTEPYARVGDFTLWERFGIGQAFAALVKSKYVHDLGPSLSPFNAWQILQGIETLDLRVSRQSATALALARHLQQHPAVARVHHPGLEGTPWHALAERYLPRGGPSVFSFDLAVPRGADTHASVARVIDALRVIRLVANIGDARSLVNHPASMTHSHLTAAQREAAGISPTTIRLSAGLEDAADLIADLDRALALT